Sequence from the Deltaproteobacteria bacterium genome:
CGCCGCACGTTTGACTCCCGCTAGCCTCCGCGTGAACTGTGACAAATTTAGCTCCGGGGCCGGGACTGGCAAGGCAGGCGCCAGTGGATGCCCGTAACATCTCCTGGTCGATCCCAGTACCTGAGCTGACTCCTGCAGTCGTGCCAGACGCTGCCGCTGGTGCTGTGACGCTGCTCGTTACTTGGGCAGGAGTGGGTGCTGGCGCAGTCTCAGCTGGCGGCGTTTCTGCCGTCGCCAAATCGAACTTCTGCCTCCGGTAGACGCGGTCGTGAGTCGCATCGCGCACCTGCAGGTATACTAGGTTGTTGGGATTGCTGAGCGTCACCATGTCGTTTTCCGATGCCATGATTTTCAAGTGGAAGACACCGTCTGTCAGATCCATCTTGTAAAAATTGTACGGCGGTAAAGGCAGTGGGGTGGCGTCGGCCTCGGTTTTAAAAAAGTTTAGCTGAAGATCAACGGGACCAGTGACGGCCTTGCCCTGGTCATCTAGGAGGCGCCCCGAGAATGGCAAGATGCGACCACCGGCAGCAGTCGCGATCGCCGACTGTAGCCAGATGAAAAGCATCGTTACCATTGCTAGCCTGATTTTCATCAGGGTCTTACCTCCAGGTGCGCCTTGGCGCAGTAGCGAGTCTTACCAGACTCGTCTAACTGGCGTTTCGGACCAGGACGCTAAGGACTTTAGGACCCAACGTGCCGCAAGCTTTGGTAAATTGACAATTAAACAAAACTGAGCCAGTGACTAAAGTCACTTAGCTCACCCTTCACTGCTGCCTCGTAGCTGGACGCCAGGCGCAAAGTTACCGGTCCCGGCAGGCCGGATCCGATGGGGCGGCCGTCTATACTGGTGACCGGAGTCACCTCGGCAGCCGTGCCAGTAAAAAAGACCTCGTCGGCCTCGTAGAGGCGGTTACGTGTCAATGGTTGTTCGCTGACACTCAGACCCAGGCTGCGCGCCAGGGTGATGATCGCATCCCGCGTGATGCCTGGCAGAATGGCGCCAGGGAGCGGTGTTAGCAGAGAACCGTTTTCCACAATGAAGATGTTTTCGCCCGAGCCCTCAGCCACATAGCCCTGCTGATCGAGCAAAATTGCCTCGTCATATCCGGCTAAAGCCGCCTCGCGGCGCGCCATAATCGAATTTAAGTAGTTGCCCGAGAGTTTAGCCCATGGCAGTGAACTCGAAACCTCTGGCCGGCGAAAGCTGGCGATACAGGTCTTGATACCCTTCTGCAGACCCTGCTCACCCAGATACTTGCCCCACTGCCAGGTGGCAATCGCTACGTGCACGTGCGGCGTTTTAGGCAGTTTCAGACCCCGGGTCTCGTGACCGATATAGGACAAGGGTCTGATATAACAAGATTTAAACCCATTGGCGCGGATCACATCGGCCGCCGCTTCCGTCAGGGCGCCGTTGCTATAAGCTAGCTCCGAGCCAAAGATCTTAGTGGAGCGACGAAAGCGCTCCATATGCTCCTCGGCGC
This genomic interval carries:
- a CDS encoding branched-chain amino acid transaminase, whose product is MADGADSKVIWMDGELVPFDAAKVHVLSHSLHYGSAAFEGIRAYETTSGRTAIFRAEEHMERFRRSTKIFGSELAYSNGALTEAAADVIRANGFKSCYIRPLSYIGHETRGLKLPKTPHVHVAIATWQWGKYLGEQGLQKGIKTCIASFRRPEVSSSLPWAKLSGNYLNSIMARREAALAGYDEAILLDQQGYVAEGSGENIFIVENGSLLTPLPGAILPGITRDAIITLARSLGLSVSEQPLTRNRLYEADEVFFTGTAAEVTPVTSIDGRPIGSGLPGPVTLRLASSYEAAVKGELSDFSHWLSFV